The genomic stretch TGATGCTGACCGAGGGTGGGGAGCTGCGGGTCTACGTGTCCTCGCATTTCGTCGACAAGAACATGATCTTCTCCACGAAGTCGGAGGGCAAGGGCAAGGGGCCCTGCCGGCTGGTGGTGCAGGAGGACGGCAATGTGGTGATCTACGACGGGACCAACGCCCCCATCTGGGCGTCAAACACGAACGGCAGGGGTAAGGCCCCCCACACGCTGCTGCTGCAGGACGACGGCAACCTGTGCCTGTACGGGGCGGGCTGCCGGTGCAACTGGACGACCAACACCTGCCGCGAATGACCGCATCTCATTTCTTGTCGAAGTAGGGGTGCGCGAGGGCCTGCTGGATGTCGGGGCGGTCGGACTCGCTGTAGGTCAGGCACCGGGAGATGAACTCCTTGCACTCTGCGGAGAGGGGCGGCTTGGCCGGGAAGTCCACCTTGATGCTCTTGAGGATGATGCCCTCCTTGAGGATCCGCAGCTGGCTCATCTGGTGGCCGAAGGGTTTCTTGCCGTACAGCATCTCGAAGAAGATCACGCCGGCCGACCAGATGTCCACCTTGGGGCTGATCTGCGCAGGCGTGTCCGCCACCACGAAGCACTCGGGCGGCAGGTACCAGTACGTCCCCACCCCCTGCGAGGTCAGCTCCATGGAGCTGCTCTCCGAGGCCATCTTCTTGCACAGCCCGAAGTCGGAGACCTTGACCTGTCCCTTGTGGAAGAGGATGTTCTGGGGCTTGAGGTCGTAATGGATGATCTTCTCGGGCAGGCTGTGGAGGTACTTGAGGGCCTGCAGGACCTGCCGGAACAGCACCTTGGCGTCCTTCTCGGGATGCTCTTCACCCGCTTCAGGTAGGCGCCTAGGTCCGGCCCCTCGCACAGCTCCAGCACCGTGCACATcgtgttgttgtcgatcgtgaAGGAACTGAAGTTCCGGACGATGTTAGGGTGGTCCAGCACCCGGTGAACATCGGTCTCCCTCTGCACGTGCTTTATGTAGTTCTCCTTGGCGGAGTCCGACCACCCCGCCATCAGCTCGT from Hippocampus zosterae strain Florida unplaced genomic scaffold, ASM2543408v3 HiC_scaffold_292, whole genome shotgun sequence encodes the following:
- the LOC127594869 gene encoding LOW QUALITY PROTEIN: uncharacterized protein LOC127594869 (The sequence of the model RefSeq protein was modified relative to this genomic sequence to represent the inferred CDS: inserted 2 bases in 2 codons; substituted 7 bases at 7 genomic stop codons) encodes the protein MQRSRLREAYRAIEQKFEDYRKRAEKLLQHTMLXNSRLHREEVKSKVCANKYRLGEYRFERDNGGKEVWTDGYALRRVRERLAXIAGLKENLERKKKSQKKSEEGLDQKSIISCELMLLLKEEQMLTLELESLEXEKVEFNRDYRRLYEXXRSRYGRPNAQGLVRFEMIGEKYQLLXLIGKGGYSXVYKAFDLRXLKEVACKVHELMAGWSDSAKENYIKHVQRETDVHRVLDHPNIVRNFSSFTIDNNTMCTVLELCEGPDLGAYLKRVKSXPEKDAKVLFRQVLQALKYLHSLPEKIIHYDLKPQNILFHKGQVKVSDFGLCKKMASESSSMELTSQGVGTYWYLPPECFVVADTPAQISPKVDIWSAGVIFFEMLYGKKPFGHQMSQLRILKEGIILKSIKVDFPAKPPLSAECKEFISRCLTYSESDRPDIQQALAHPYFDKK